Proteins from one Coregonus clupeaformis isolate EN_2021a chromosome 29, ASM2061545v1, whole genome shotgun sequence genomic window:
- the zdhhc22 gene encoding palmitoyltransferase ZDHHC22 — MIIRMFKLRLLNAVAPAYFFSATAVTFIFHFCFFIPTIFQSPGISLRASTVIHTAVFLYLMLNALGNYVMTIKYPAESANETVVPACSADCSDKIDAHYLLNGRHFCKLCKKVILRRDHHCFFTGNCIGNKNMRYFIMFCIYTSCTCLYSLVLGVAFLTVEYNISFENPLTFLTLLPLSTGYLFLGVISGLQFFLVLMLYVWLGIGLVCAGFCCQQVLLVARGQTYCQMKRGQLVESRSSWKDNLSDVFGSRWAVGLFLPVQTVEAFSGDVAAHHHKHD; from the exons ATGATAATCAGGATGTTTAAATTAAGACTCCTCAACGCTGTCGCCCCAGCATACTTTTTCTCAGCCACAGCGGTAACCTTCATTTTTCACTTCTGCTTTTTCATCCCAACGATTTTTCAAAGCCCGGGCATCTCACTGAGGGCGTCAACTGTGATTCACACGGCCGTTTTCCTATACCTGATGCTGAACGCTTTAGGTAACTATGTCATGACTATAAAGTACCCAGCTGAGAGCGCAAATGAGACCGTGGTTCCTGCATGTTCGGCAGATTGCTCGGATAAAATAGACGCCCACTACCTCCTAAACGGTCGCCACTTCTGCAAACTCTGTAAGAAAGTCATACTCAGGAGGGACCACCACTGTTTTTTCACTGGAAACTGCATTGGCAACAAAAACATGCGATACTTCATCATGTTCTGCATCTACACGTCATGCACTTGTTTGTACTCCTTGGTTCTTGGTGTGGCCTTTCTAACTGTGGAATACAACATCTCCTTTGAGAACCCATTGACTTTCCTAACCCTTCTGCCCCTCTCCACTGGTTACCTCTTCCTAG GAGTTATCTCAGGTCTGCAGTTTTTCCTAGTGCTGATGCTGTATGTGTGGCTGGGCATCGGCCTGGTGTGTGCAGGGTTCTGCTGTCAGCAGGTGCTGCTGGTAGCGCGGGGGCAGACCTACTGCCAGATGAAGCGAGGCCAGCTGGTGGAGAGCCGCAGCTCCTGGAAGGACAACCTGAGTGATGTGTTTGGCTCCCGCTGGGCGGTGGGGCTCTTCCTACCAGTACAGACAGTGGAGGCCTTTTCAGGAGACGTCGCTGCCCACCACCATAAACATGACTGA